The Corythoichthys intestinalis isolate RoL2023-P3 chromosome 2, ASM3026506v1, whole genome shotgun sequence DNA segment ATGAGATTTGTAGTCGTCAAAAAGATAGTTGTATTTAcacacccacaaaaaaaatctggcgTCAGAATTTGCCTAAATATGAAAGCAAAAATATGAGTACTCATCTTTTAGATTATGTGTAAATACGAGTATGAGTCTTTTTGACGGGTATGTTACTCCATACTTGACGTAGTTAGCCCTTTActggctaatgctaatgctgtGTAATGTAGTTCTAACTCTAAACACAACATCCACGTTTAAttataaatgtaaacaaacgaaatatgCTCACTGCTACATATATGAAACAAAAGAACTTTTTCAAGGCACTACCAATGAGATGAAATAGCTTGCAAGCGATGGCTGCCGAAGTTAGCTCGTCTGTTAGCACTGTGTTCACGATGAGCTCACGATCATGTGATAACATCTGTAGAATCAGCTGGAACCTCACAAACTACTTACACTTAACCTCCACAAGTTGGCAACAAAGCATTACAATTGAAGAGAGGCAATCAGAGGAAATTTCGTGTGGTGTTTTTAGTCGAGCTTGGAACGAATTACTgtagttttcggactataagacacTATTTTCCCCCTCCACTTTGAACCATGCGCCGATACAAAAACCACTCCCGAACAAATTCATTTcatatcttgaggtaccactgtgtataGAACGCTGGTTTCTTAAAACACAATTCCATTGAACTCAATATTCTGAATGTGTGTTTTTCTCCTCTCCCACTTTTTTCCTCTTGTTGCCGTTTTCATTCTGGCCTGGGATGTCCGCTGCCACGTAGTCTCCACCTGACCACCTTCTGCCTGCAGTACAGTCCGCCGGTCGTGGCTTGCGTGTGCATCCATCTGGCCTGCAAGTGGTCTAAGTGGGAGATTCCTGTGTCGACGGATGGCAAACACTGGTGGGAGTACGTCGACCCCACCGTCACCCTCAAGCTTCTGGATGGTATGCATGCCAAAGTGACTTgttagtgtttaaaaaaaaaaaaaaaaaaaaagctaatttgaatattgcacgtaaatagtattgcacatagaatgtcTGTGAATAGAAGtgagtagcagcagttgacagtgcaGGCATTGAATAGTGTACGTTAATATTGCACTTAagtagtattgcacatagaatattgcatgtaaatcaatattggacattgggtgatgtgATGTTACATATGGCAGTTAAGAgtggagatggctttagcaaagaaactgtcTCTCAGTCTGATTGTTCTTGCTTTTAAACATCTATAGCGTCAGCTGGAAACCAGGATGTGAGCTGTCTTTGAGGATGTGTAGAGCTCTGCTGAGGCACTGGGTGGAAGTAGATGTCCATCAGGGAGGGGAGAGGATTGCCAATGATTGTCTGCGCTGCCTTGACTGTCCTCTGAAGTCTCTCCCTGTCTGCGGCAGTGCAGCTCCGTGCCAGGTGGAAATGCAGTATGTTAGCAGGCTCTCAACGGATGAGTGGTAGAAGGCCAGCAGCAGcttcctatccagcttgttcttCCTGAGGACTCGCAGGAAGGGCAGACGCTGCTGAGCCTTTTTTATGATAGCTGTTATGGTTGCTGTCCATGAGAGGTCATCTGAGATCTGGACTCCCACGAACCTGAAGGTGTGGACCTTCTTCACACACTCGCCGTTAATGTACAGGGGCGGTGGGTCGGTACTGTTCCTTCTCAAGTCCATGATGGCCTCCTTGGTTTTGGTGGTGTTCGGGGCCAGGTTCTTGTTTAAGCACCAGGCTGAGAGTTTGTGAACTTCCTCTCTGCAAGCTGCCTCATCTCCCTTTGAGATCGGTCCAACCACTGTGGTGTCATCAGCAAACTTGACGAGGGTGTTGCGCCTGTGGATTGGACTGCAGTCGTAGTTGTAGAGGCAGCGCAGGAGGGAACTCGGCACGCAGCTCTGTGGTGAGCCGTTGCTCAGTGTCTGAGTGGAAGAATGGTGGGGGCCAAGTCTCAGGGTCTTGTCTTTGATCCAAGAGCATGTGAGAGGGGTGGGCCCAGAATGTCCAGCTTTGTAATGAGAATGTCCGTCATGATGGTGTTAAATGCAGAACTATAATCCACAAAGAGCATCCTGGCATAgcgctgccgctgtttcaggtgacTCGGCACAGCGTGCAGAGCTGTGGTGATGGCGTCCTCTGTAGATTTGTTCACCTGGTATGCAAACTGGTGAGGGTCCAGTGTGGGAGGGTAGACTGTCCTTGATGTGCCGGAGAACGAGCCTCTCGAAGTGCTTGATAATTATTGGGGTGAGGGCAACAGGACAATAGTCATCTGGGCCGGAGACTGGTGTCTTTTTGGGAACTGGGATGATGGTAGCGGATTTCAGGCAGGTTGGGATGACTGCTTGGGACAGGGAGAGGTTGAAGATCCTGCGGAAGATGTGGGACAGCTTGGTCTGCACATGCTTTGAGTACTTTCCCTGGCAATCCGTACGGGCCAGCAGCCTTCCTGGGGTTCACTGAATGTAGAACATGCCTCACGTGAGGCTCCTCTGTGGTgattggggggggggtcccGCGAGAAGTGGGGCTGGAGTGGGTGAATGTCACTGTGTTGATTCAAACCGGGCGAAGAAGCACTTCAGTTCCACTGCCAGCAACTTGCTTAGGTCTCCTGATGTGATGTCACAGGCCCGAAAGTTGGTGACCACCCCTCCCGTAGTCTGTTGCTGTTGAAGTGGGACTGTATTCTCCTTCTGTAGTCCACTTTGGCCTTTTTAATTCCCTTCTTCAGGTTAGCGCGAGCCGTGCTGTAGAGAGCACGGTCTCTTGACCTGAAGCCAGTGTCGCGGGCTCTGAGGAGGGAGCGGACCTGGCTGGTGATCCAGGGCTTCTGATTTGGGAAGACCTTGAAGGTTATTTCCACAGCCACAGTTCCAATACAGAACTTAATCTAGTCCAGTACAGTCCCTGTGAATGTTTCCGGGTCTTGATTTTCAAATAGGTCCCGGTTAGTGTGGTGAAAGCAGTCCTGGAGCTCACCAAGTGCTTTCTCAAGCCTGGTTGTAATAGTCCTTGTGGTGGGCCTGGATCTGCATCTGAGGGGTTTGTATGCAGGTATGAGTAGTAAGGAGAGACTATCTGACTGTCCCAGGTGGGGGTAGCTCTGTATCCGTACTTGATGTTTGAATGCACGTGGTccaaagtgtttccctctctcgttGGGCATTTAACGTGCTGGTAGAACTTGGGGAGTACTGCGTTCAGATCGGCTCGATTAAAATCTCCCGCTACAAAGTGGACGCCGTCGGGTGGGGCCCCTGCTGTTTCTTTATAGCGTCCAGTAGGAGAGATAGCGCTGCGCTAACATTAGCGCTCGGCGGTATGTAAACAGCAGTGATGAACACATCCTTTTAATGTAGTCTTTGGCATTTCTGCACTCTCTTCAGAGCTCACGCACGAGTTCCTGCAGATTCTGGAGAAAACCCCCAGCAGATTGAAACGGATCCGCAACTGGAAGGTAGGTGATGTCTCGTTTCCCTTATAATACTTACTAACTTAGTGGCCCGGGCGTCGTTTCGCTTACCAGGCGGGAGGTCAGACACCGAAGGCCAAGCCCAAAGTCCAGGAGGAGGGCGACCAGAGGGACACCATGATGAGCATGATCTCCATGGCGTCATCTGAGAGCACCGTGGCCGGCCTGATGAGCCTCTCGGCGTCCTCCGCCTCCTCGTCCGCGGAAAAAGTCAGGGGCGCGCCCGGCAGCGCGGCCACCTGGAGCGGTAAAAGTCAAGGGGCGTCGGAACAGCAGTCCAACCACGAGGTCCACGCCCCAGCCCCCGCCAAGGTATCGTTGAGCGAGTACCGGGCCAAGAACGCCGACGTCCTGGCCGCGCAGAAGAGGAAGTTGGAGAACATGGAGGCCAGCGTTAAGAGAGACTACGCCAACGCCGCCCAGGTTCTCATCGGTCAGCAGCAAAGGAAGGAAAAACAGCAGCACCAGTCCGGCGCCTCTTCTTCCGACCCGTCTAACTCGTCGcccattattttgaaaatccccCTGGAGAAGGAGAGACACGATCGAAGCTCTCTGAAAATGAGGTTCCCCCTCGCCGGAGGAGGCGGCGCCAGAGGGCAGGACCAGGACATCAAAGTGCGCATTCGTGTGCCCGATAAGCAGAGAGGAAGCTCGGGGGAGGAGGGGAAGAGCAGGGACAAGCACAGAGGGGAGCGCTCCAACCACCATCACCACCACCATCATCACCACCATCACCACCACCACCCGCAGTCCTCCGGCAGCAGCGGTGCCTCCCTGTCTTCCTCGCACAAACACTCTTCTGGCGGCGCGGTCGCAAGTGGCAAAAAAGTCCCCAACGATTCCACCCGTAGCGGGTCGTCGTCGCGCAAGAGGGCGCACCCCCAGGACGCTTCTCCGTGGTCCCACCCGCCTTCCAAAGTGGCCAAGTCTTCACGGAATCCCTACCAGCTACCATCCCTGCCTTCCTCCTCCGACATCCTCCCCGCGCTGGGCCCACCGGCGAGCTACCCGCACCCCAAAGGCGACAAAACGGACACCAACGGACACGGCGCCACGGGCGGCGGCCAGTCCAACGAGTATCAGGACACCTTTGAAATGTTAAACTCTCTTCTCAGTGCTCAGGGCGTGCAACCCTCGCAGCCGTCGGTCTTTGACTACAGATCCCAGTTCGGGGACTACAAGTACTcctccaggggtggccacgctcGGCCCCCGCCCCTTCCCTCAGACCCCCCTCCCCCGCTTCCGCCGTTACCCAAATGAGCTACGGTCTCACTTAACAGTCggaacacttttatttttttacggaCTTGACTCGAAGAGTTTTTGCTGTGGATATTTTGGCTGCCCGTGCTTATTTTTCCCATCCAAGATGAAATTAAGGATACTACATCAAATCGACAAACACCTGTAAAGTTGTTGGTTTGAAATATTTTGACGAGGGTAGGGCAAAAAAGTACGACGGAATATTAGGGACAAAcaaagaggggggaaaaaattaagtcATAACGTTACGAGGTTAAAGTTGTTTTCTTATATCGTGCAATATGTATGCAGTAACGCTAATGTAGCTAAATTAGCTGCTACGTACTTTATGTAGCTTTGAAAAGAGCTGCGACAATGTACTGGTATAATTTCTTAAATTGAGTAGTATTTCAGGCAGATGTGCCAAAAGATGAAGGATTTTATTTGtgaaaaagattttaaactcGTTCATTTTAACTGAGGTGGTTTAGCGCGATGTAAAGTGCGTAGCAGCTAGCTTGACACTGCAGCCATATGTATTACAACAATaatgactttaatctcgtaattgTACAACTTTTTTCGGGTAAAATTGCGTGAAGTTACGTCACATCACAAATTTTTTCCTTTGTCTTGCAGTGTTATGACGTTTGTCTTGTATTAATGACTTTTGTCTCGTAACTTTTAGGACTTTTGTCTCAAACATTCTAACcgctgttgttttcatcaatgatggcaatacagtgccttgcaaaagtattcggcccccttgaaccttgcaacctttcgccacatttcaggcttcaaacataaagatataaaattttaattttttgtcaagaatcaacaacaagtgggacacaatcgtgaagtggaacaacatttattggataatttaaacttttttaacaaataaaaaactgaaaagtggggcgtgcaatattattcggcccccttgcgttaatactttgtagcgccaccttttgctccaattacagctgcaagtcgcttggggtatgtttctattagttttgcacatcgagagactgacattcttgcccattcttccttgcaaaacagctcgagctcagtgaggttggatggagagtgtttgtgaacagccattggattggattggattcagctctggactttgacttggccattctaacacctggatacgtttattttttaaccattccattgtagatttggctttatgttttggatcattgtcttgttggaagataaatctccgtcccagtctcaggtcttgtgcagataccaacaggttttcttccagaatattcctgtatttggctgcatccatcttcccgtcaattttaaccatcttccctgtccctgctgaagaaaagcaggccataaccatgatgctgccaccaccatgtttgacagtggggatggtgtgttcagggtgatgagctgtgttgcttttacgccaaacatatcgttttgcattgtggccaaaaagttcaattttggtttcatctgaccagagcaccttcttccacatgtttggtgtgtctcccaggtggcttgttgcaaactttaaacgagtctttttatggatatctttgagaaatggctttcttcttgccactcttccataaaggccagatttgtgcagtgtacgactgattgttgtcctatggacagactctcccacctcagctgtagatctctgcagttcatccagagtgatcatgggcctcttggctgcatctccgatcagttttctccttgtttaagaagaaagtttggaaggacggccgggtcttggtagatttgcagtggtctgatgctccttccatttcactatgatggcttgcacagtactccttgatgtttaaagcttgggaaatctttttgtatccaaatccggctttaaacttctccacaacagtatctcggacctgcctggtgtgttccttggttttcataatgctctctgcactttaaacagaaccctgagactatcacagagcaggtgcatttatacggagacttgattacacacaggtggattctatttatcatcatcggtcatttaggacaacattggatcattcagagatcctcactgaacttctggagtgagtttgctgcactgaaagtaaaggggccgaataatattgtacgccccacttttcagttttttatttgttaaaaaagtttaaattatccaataaatgttgttccacttcaccattgtgtcccacttgttgttgattcttgacaaaaaaattaaatttcatatctttgtttgaagcctgaaatgtggcgaaaggttgcaagattcaagggggccgaatacttttgcaaggcactgtatttcgaacaatttttttcatgacaatgactttAGGACTTGTCTCGTAACGTTGCACGAGTTAAGTCTCGCAATATTACGACCTTTGTCTTGTAATGTTATGACTTTTGTTGAAGAAACGTTAGGACGTTTGTCTCGTAACTTTATGACGTTTGGGGTGTAACTTTGACATTTGTCTTGTAACGTTAAACGACTTTATCAACATTACGACCTTTGTCCTTTAATGTTACGACTTTTGTCTCGTGACTTTTAGGACTTTTGTCTCAATGTTCTAACATTATGAGACAAATGTAACGTTACACGACATTTGTCAAGAAATGTTAGGACGTTTGTCTCATAATGACGTTTGGGGTGTAACTTTGACATTTGTCTATTAACGTTAAACAACTTTAGTCTATCATTATGACGTTTGTCTTGTAACGTTACAAGTTTTGCCTCAACTTTAGGAAGTTTGTTTCATAACTTTTGGGCTTTTGTGTCTCAAACATCGTGATGAGACAGATGTTATAACTTTAGGACGTTTGCGCCGTAACAATTTTACATTTGGTTTGTAAAGTGACACGACTTTAATCTTGCAACATTGTGGTGTTTGTTTTGTAACGTTACGACTTTTGTCTCAAGTTTAGGATTTTTGTCTTATAACTTTAAGGCTTTCGTCTCTCAAACATCGTAACATTACGAGACAAATGTCGTAAAATTACACGACGTTCGTCTTGCAGCGCTAGGACATTTGTCTCTAACGTTGCGCCATGTTAGTCCTGCAAAGATCTGACGTTTCTTTTAGTGTTACAACTTTTCTCTCGAAACTAAAATGTTTGTCCCTTAAATTTACGACTTTTGTCTCAAATGTGACGTTTTAAGACAAACGTAACGTTACGACATTTGTCTCATAACGTTAGGACTTTTAACATTGCACGACTTAAGTCTCGCAACGTTACGACGTTTGTCTTGGAATGTTACTTTTGTAACTTTTAGGACTTCTGTCTCAAACGTTCTAACATTACGAGACAAATGTAACGTCACACGACATTTGTCAAGCAACATTAGGACGTTTGTCTTGTAACTTAATGACGTTTGGGTCGTAACTTCAGGACATTTGTCTCGTAATTGACTTGTCTGGTAAGGTTACACGACTTTAGTCTTGCAACATTATCAATTTTGTACGTTGCGACTTTAGTCTCAACTTTAGGAAGTTTGTCTCATAACTTTTGTCTCAAACATCGTAACGTTACAATTTTTCTCGCAACACTAGGACGTTTGTCTCGTAACATTGCGTGACTTTAGTCTTGTAACGTTACGACGTTTGTCTTTTAGGGTTAACTTTTCTCTCGAAACAAAGATGTCTGTCCATTCATTTTAGGACTTTTGTCTCAAATGTGTCATTACAAGACCAGCGTAACATTTGTCTCATAACTTTAGGACTTGTCTCGCAACTTTCCGACGTTGGCCTTGCAACTTTTAGGACTAGAGTCTGTCAAACATTCTAACTTTACGAGACAAATGTAATGATAAACGACATTTGTCAAGCAACGTTAGGATGTTTGGGTCGTAGATTCGAGACGTTTGGGTCGTAGATTCGAGATGTTTGGGTCGTAGATTCGAGACGTTTGGGTCGTAGATTCGAGACGTTTGGGTCGTAGATTCCAGACGTTTTGGGTCGTAGATTCCAGACGTTTTGGGTCGTAGATTCCAGACGTTTTGGGTCGTAGATTCCAGACGTTTTGGGTCGTAGATTCCAGACGTTTTGGGTAGTAGATTCGAGACGTTTTTGGTCGTAGATTCGAGACGTTTTTGGTCGTAGATTCGAGATGTTTGGGTCGTAAATTCGAGACGTTGGGGTCCTAGCTTGAGGAGCTTCGGGTTGACACTTTGACATTTGTCTTGTAACGTTACGACTTTTGACTCATCAACTTTTGGAAGTCTGTTATAACTCTAGGGCTTTTGTCTCAAACATGGACGTTCGTCTTGCAACGCTAAGGCGTTTGTCTCGTAATGTTGCGCGATATTAGTCTTGCAACACTATGACGTTTCTCTTTTGTGTTACAGCTTTTCTCATGAAACTAAGATGTTTGTCCCTTAATTTTAGGACTTGTTTCAAATGTGACATTACAAGACAAACGTAATGTTACAACATTTGTCTCGCTTTACGACGTTTGTCTTGTAATGTTATGACTTGTGACTTGTAACTTTTAGGACTTTCGGGTCGTAACTTCAGGACATTCGGGTCGTAACTTTAGGAGGTTTGGGGTGTCGTTACACGACGTTTGTCAAGCAATGTTTCACGACTTTAGTCTTACATCTTAGGACAATTGTCCTGTGTTACGACTTTTGCCTCGAaggtttaaaatgtgttttaattttaGAACTTTTGTATCATAACTTTAGGAATTTTATCTTAAACATCGTCACCTTAGGATGTTTGTCTTGCAACGTTAGGACGTTTGTCTCTCAATGTTGCACGTTTGTCTTGTGTTGTTACGACTTTTGTATCATAACGTTACGACTTTTGTTTCTCAAACATTTTACCATGACACAAAGTTTGTTAAGCAACGTTGGGATGTTTGTCTCGATGTTTAGT contains these protein-coding regions:
- the ccnt1 gene encoding cyclin-T1 isoform X1, yielding MAASLRCLPASCNNKWYYSRQEIDNNPSRRAGLDPDKELSYRQQAANLLQDMGQRLNVSQLTINTAIVYMHRFYMVQSFTRFHRNVISPAALFLAAKVEEQPRKLEHVIKVAHACLNPQEPSPDVRSDAYLQQAQDLVILESIILQTLAFEITIDHPHTHVVKCTQLVRVSASKDLAQTSYFMATNSLHLTTFCLQYSPPVVACVCIHLACKWSKWEIPVSTDGKHWWEYVDPTVTLKLLDELTHEFLQILEKTPSRLKRIRNWKAGGQTPKAKPKVQEEGDQRDTMMSMISMASSESTVAGLMSLSASSASSSAEKVRGAPGSAATWSGKSQGASEQQSNHEVHAPAPAKVSLSEYRAKNADVLAAQKRKLENMEASVKRDYANAAQVLIGQQQRKEKQQHQSGASSSDPSNSSPIILKIPLEKERHDRSSLKMRFPLAGGGGARGQDQDIKVRIRVPDKQRGSSGEEGKSRDKHRGERSNHHHHHHHHHHHHHHPQSSGSSGASLSSSHKHSSGGAVASGKKVPNDSTRSGSSSRKRAHPQDASPWSHPPSKVAKSSRNPYQLPSLPSSSDILPALGPPASYPHPKGDKTDTNGHGATGGGQSNEYQDTFEMLNSLLSAQGVQPSQPSVFDYRSQFGDYKYSSRGGHARPPPLPSDPPPPLPPLPK
- the ccnt1 gene encoding cyclin-T1 isoform X2, which encodes MATNSLHLTTFCLQYSPPVVACVCIHLACKWSKWEIPVSTDGKHWWEYVDPTVTLKLLDELTHEFLQILEKTPSRLKRIRNWKAGGQTPKAKPKVQEEGDQRDTMMSMISMASSESTVAGLMSLSASSASSSAEKVRGAPGSAATWSGKSQGASEQQSNHEVHAPAPAKVSLSEYRAKNADVLAAQKRKLENMEASVKRDYANAAQVLIGQQQRKEKQQHQSGASSSDPSNSSPIILKIPLEKERHDRSSLKMRFPLAGGGGARGQDQDIKVRIRVPDKQRGSSGEEGKSRDKHRGERSNHHHHHHHHHHHHHHPQSSGSSGASLSSSHKHSSGGAVASGKKVPNDSTRSGSSSRKRAHPQDASPWSHPPSKVAKSSRNPYQLPSLPSSSDILPALGPPASYPHPKGDKTDTNGHGATGGGQSNEYQDTFEMLNSLLSAQGVQPSQPSVFDYRSQFGDYKYSSRGGHARPPPLPSDPPPPLPPLPK